One genomic window of Salvia miltiorrhiza cultivar Shanhuang (shh) chromosome 4, IMPLAD_Smil_shh, whole genome shotgun sequence includes the following:
- the LOC131022341 gene encoding 60S ribosomal protein L27a-3-like: protein MTTRFKKNRKKRGHGRIEKRRKHPEGRGNTGGMHHIIFDKCHRGYFSKVGTRYFHELRNKFHCPTVNIDRLWSLVPQKVKDKASKDNASLIDVTLFGYFKVLGKGLLSEGKPIVLKVKLMSKNAEKKIKKSGGAVVLTA from the coding sequence ATGACGACCAGATTCAAGAAGAACCGCAAGAAGCGCGGCCACGGTCGTATTGAGAAGCGCCGCAAGCATCCCGAAGGCCGCGGAAACACCGGAGGTATGCACCACATCATCTTCGATAAGTGCCATCGTGGATACTTCAGCAAGGTCGGTACGCGCTACTTCCACGAACTCCGCAACAAGTTCCATTGCCCGACCGTCAACATCGACCGCCTCTGGTCGCTGGTGCCGCAGAAGGTGAAGGACAAGGCGTCCAAAGATAACGCATCGCTCATTGACGTCACACTATTCGGCTACTTCAAGGTCCTAGGCAAGGGATTGCTGTCGGAAGGCAAGCCGATTGTGTTGAAGGTGAAATTGATGTCGAAGAACGCGGAGAAGAAGATCAAGAAATCTGGCGGCGCCGTCGTGCTCACTGCTtga